From a region of the Vidua macroura isolate BioBank_ID:100142 chromosome 3, ASM2450914v1, whole genome shotgun sequence genome:
- the ENTPD6 gene encoding ectonucleoside triphosphate diphosphohydrolase 6: MEAMKISKRFFAFGILTCIAVYVAYVKWHLGSKPFVGATEGVAESRGDKLTHQAVTTDLSVFYGIMFDAGSTGTRIHIFKFAQQPRETPRLTHETFKALKPGLSAYADDVEKSGQGIKELLEVAKKEVPMELWKFTPLVLKATAGLRLLPGEKAQKLLEKVKEIFQASPFFVRDNCVSIMNGTDEGISAWITINFLTGRLDDPQRRSVGMLDLGGGSTQITFLPRTKATLQTSPSGHTTLFQMFNHTYKLYSYSYLGLGLMSARLAILGGVEGKPLGEGEELISPCLPPGFKSEWQHAEIAYKIKGQKAGEPLYESCSNKVAKMLYKKVHRAEEVKDLDFYIFSYYYDCAAEAGLIDKEKGGSLTVSDFEIAAKYVCKTMEISPGNNPFLCMDLTYITFLLQELGFPKSQGFKLARKIDNVETSWALGAAFHYIDSLNRLQY; encoded by the exons ATGGAAGCCATGAAGATATCAAAGCGGTTCTTCGCTTTTGGGATTTTGACATGCATAGCTGTTTATGTTGCATACGTAAAATGGCACTTGGGCTCCAAACCATTTGTGGGAGCCACCGAAGGAGTTGCTGAAAGCAGGGGAGATAAACTGACCCATCAGGCAGTGACCACAGATCTCTCTGTCTTTTATGGAATTATGTTTGATGCAGGAAGCACGGGAACTCGCATCCATATATTTAAATTTGCTCAGCAGCCAAGAG AGACTCCCAGATTAACCCATGAGACGTTTAAAGCACTGAAACCAGGTCTGTCTGCATATGCTGATGATGTCGAAAAG AGTGGCCAGGGAATAAAAGAACTCCTGGAGGTGGCAAAGAAGGAAGTTCCTATGGAGCTGTGGAAGTTTACTCCTCTGGTCCTGAAAGCCACAGCTGGCCTACGGTTGCTGCCAGGAGAGAAAGCTCAGAAGTTGCTAGAAAAG GTGAAGGAGATTTTTCAGGCCTCCCCCTTCTTTGTGAGGGACAATTGTGTGTCGATAATGAATGGAACTGATGAAG GTATTTCAGCCTGGATCACAATAAATTTTTTAACAG GCAGGCTAGATGACCCACAGAGGAGAAGCGTAGGGATGCTGGATTTGGGTGGTGGATCAACACAGATCACCTTTCTTCCGCGTACCAAG gCAACTCTTCAGACATCACCATCTGGCCACACAACTTTATTTCAGATGTTTAACCACACCTACAAGCTGTATTCCTACAG TTACCTGGGACTTGGGCTGATGTCAGCAAGGCTTGCCATTTTGGGAGGAGTTGAGGGAAAACCCT taggagaaggggaggaaTTGATCAGCCCTTGTTTACCACCTGGCTTCAAATCGGAATGGCAACACGCTGAGATAGCGTACAAAATTAAAGGACAGAAGGCAG GTGAACCTCTGTATGAGTCTTGTTCTAATAAAGTGGCAAAGATGCTCTACAAAAAAGTGCATAGAGCTGAGGAAGTGAAGGACCTGGACTTTTACATTTTCTCCTACTACTACGACTGTGCAGCAGAGGCTGGTCTCATAG ataaagaaaaaggaggaagctTAACTGTCAGCGACTTTGAAATTGCAGCTAAATATG tttGTAAGACCATGGAAATCAGCCCTGGAAACAACCCTTTTCTCTGCATGGACCTCACATACAtcaccttcctgctgcaggaacTCGGCTTCCCGAAGAGCCAAGGCTTTAAG ctTGCCCGGAAAATTGACAATGTTGAAACAAGCTGGGCATTGGGAGCCGCTTTCCATTACATCGACTCACTGAATAGATTGCAGTACTAA